In the Salvia splendens isolate huo1 chromosome 16, SspV2, whole genome shotgun sequence genome, tattattattattgacgTTTTCACTAGGAATATTTATTAGCTTTTCATTAATCTAATTCTAGCAAATCCTAATTGGAATTCTACTTCTCTACGTTTTATCATTCACACAGACAAAAACAAGACTCAAAAGATGAACTGTTTCTTTCTATCAATTTAGTTGATCGACGTTCAATAAAACGTGTTTGGTTAGGTATAGTTTTAATAAACACCTTGTTTTCTCTTTAATAAGATGCTTTGATAAGTCATCCAAGTTCAACTTGATACACTTTAAATTTAGAATTTTCAAGTATCAAAACGGATTTTTAATAACTTATACCATAAATAGTTAAAACCACTAAATTGTAATGAAATGTAAATGTTTATAAGAACCAATAGCAATTACCCTCAATTTCATAGTACTAATATTCTTTTATTCAAACGATGTCGTTTTAATGCTAGCTGCTTTTTTTTTCATGTTGACACTTTCAACAGTGTGCTTCAATTTAAAggcaaaattatttttttgtgaaaaattagaaaaaactcaaaattcatgtatttagattcaaaaattaaaatttttggaGAAAACCAGAAAGCATTATAGTTAAACTCGTGTATTTACAGACaaataatccaaaaaaaatactcttGGCATTTCAATTTTTCCAAAACTAAAACTAGCGTACGTTGGATTGTCAAGGTCAGAATGACGTCGTTTCGTTATAAATTTTACCCAATATAGTTAATGCCcataatttttgttttaaatctCCTCTTCATCCACTAAATTTCTTCTTAGAAATATAGGGTTTGTGCCAAATTTGCCCTTCATCTTCAACATTCATGGACACGTTAATTCCGAGGGATGGGGCAGAAGTGCATATACAGAAAATAAGTAATCAAAGAGAGTAAATGCCATTTATGACAACGGAAGTACTCATTGATTTTTTTTggaacaaaaaatatcaacaactgCAGTTCCCTACCGAGCCAGTCACACCGAATTCACATCTCATGCCACGTTACTTTCATGCCTTCAAACTCAGAAAACTATATATCAATATGTATATACATAAACCAAATATTTTGCATTTGACTATACCTTCTTTTGAAGGTCCTTTTTATACAGATTTTGGACTTATAATCTTTTTGAACTGGTGTAGACTGTAGTGGCCACGCCCACCCATTATCATTTATCAACCAACCCCACAAACACACATAGATTGATAGTAGATCAAAGTAGTTTTAATTTCTCTGCAAAATTGAGAAGATAATACTACTGAGCTACACACCACTACCACCCACCCACTCAGTATATTCGAGCATCTCTGCAAAAatacaaaaagcaaaaagctgAGGCTGTTTTTTTCTCTTTGAAGCTCCCATTCTTCTTCTTTgactctttttcatttttcaagaTTGGGTTTTTATTGATCCAATGGAGGTGGGATTTCTTGATCTTATTCCTGTATAATTTATGAGATACTACAGCCCATTTTGTGTACAGTGAGCTCTGAGAATATTATTTGACTATTAAATCATGTTACTCAGATTAATAGTGTCCACGTACAACACATTTACATATGTGTTGAGGGACAATATTCTATAGCACGATTTCCCACCGGCCTTTTTCATCTTCCTCAGTGGTTCATCCGCCCAAGACTGCATTTTTCTCGATTCCCATTTTGTAGTGTTTTCGTGTTTGTCTCTTGTTCTCACCATTtctccaaaaagaaaaaaaaggctTCTTTGTTTTTCTTGAGTTTGTTGGAGCAATTTTGGGGTGGAGCTGAAAAGGGGCTAGTTTGGTAGTGTTGGCTTTTAAAGGATTTTGTTTGGAATGATTTCCCCATGATTTTGAGAAGGCCAGTGATGGATATTGAGAGCTGGAGCCCTGATAAAAAAAATCCCTTAAAGGTGAGTTCTTGCTGCTCAAAATTCAATTCTTGATTTCTGGGATTTTTTTACTCATGATTTGGTGAAATGGGTTGAAATTTGAATTGTGTTTCTCTGCAGAGGGAATCATGGAGAACTGTTTTGACATTGGCGTATCAGAGCTTGGGTGTTGTCTATGGCGATTTGAGCACTTCGCCTCTGTATGTGTACAAGAGCACTTTTGCAGAGGACATTCAGCACTCAGAGACTAATGAGGAGATATATGGGGTTTTGTCATTTGTGTTTTGGACTTTAACTCTGATCCCACTTCTCAAATATGTGTTCATAGTGCTTAGAGCTGATGATAATGGTGAAGGAGGAACCTTTGCCTTGTATTCCCTCCTCTGCCGCCACGCCCGAGTGAGCATGCTCCCGAATGGTCAGCTCGCCGATGAGGATTTGTACGAATACAAGAAAGATGGGATTGCATCTGGTAATTTTAGAGGCCTTGGTTTGAGATTGAGATCCACATTGGAGAAGCATAGGGTGCTGCAGAGGATGCTGCTCATTTTGGCCTTGTTTGGGACTTGTATGGTGATTGGAGACGGGGTTCTCACCCCTGCGATTTCTGGTAGAAATCCACATTGCTTTAATTCTGTTATCCTGTGTTCTTGGATTTAACATTGAGATTTGATCTGTTCATGCTGGTGTTTTTGCAGTTTTCTCTGCAGTTTCGGGGTTGGAGCTCGTTGTGTCAAAGCATCATCACCAATGTGAGCCCTCTTATCACCTTAgatttcttcatgttttgatgtTATGTTATATGTACTTTATTTGGTGTTTTAGTGGTGAAGAAATTAGTTAGTTTGTTAAATCTCCTGTTTGAGTAAACTTGAAGGATCACAACTGAAATTTTCTAAATTTAGCTACTGTCAATTACTCTAACTCCCGGTTTCTTCGCCTCTGTCGTGCATCTTTAGCTTGTCATCTGATTCCTATTCCGGCAATTTGTGTCTTGAGAAATTCAGTGTGATTGAAATGCCATTTGGAAAACAAGGAATAGGTAGAAAACTGAGATTggactaaaaaaaagaaaggctATCTAAGTTATGGTATTTGATTAAGATGTTCCGGCATTCCCATTGACAAATCTGCATAATTTTTTATTCGTAATTGTATAAGTAGATGTGTAGTTCGTGGACAAAGAGATCACACCAAATTGTAATGAAAAATGCATCACTGTGGGGCCTTTGTTAAACTATGACAAAAATCTCTGCTTTAATCAAAGTCCAATCAATATTATCTATATAAAGTAAAGTTAGGTCACCATCTTTCTTGATTGTGGTAGATGTATGGGTATCAATTATCAATTATCGTATACTATCAATAGTGGAGATCCAAGTTGAGATTGCAGATTCTTAGGTGATCATATTATAAGATTTCTTGTGGATAACATAGTAACTTTGAAAAGTAAACTTTGTGTTATAAACGATGAAAAGCAGCAGTAAAGTTGACATGATTTTATTGTTGTTAATACCTCACCTTCAACCAAAACCTTTTCAAGAACTAATAGTTAAGAACATCTCATGACTTTTCTCATCACCTGTTCATCAGTTTTTACTATAAAGTATTAACTAATGAGTAATTTTACTTAACTGTTCCGTGTGTATGCAGATATAGAAGTCCCGGTTGCTTGCGTGATTCTGGTGTTCTTATTCTATCTCCAGCACTACGGGACTCACCGAATAGGATTTCTCTTTGCACCGGTAGTGATCACATGGCTCTTCTGTATCAGTGCCATCGGAGTGTACAACATCATACACTGGAATCCGCATGTTTACAAGGCACTCTCTCCGTATTACATGTACAAATTCCTGAGGAAGACACGGAGAGATGGCTGGATGTCGTTGGGCGGGATTCTGCTATGTATAACAGGTACAAGACTGTACAATCTGCACCGGTCTCTTTCCTTATGCATATTAGTCACTAAATGAATGTACACGTCCAGGTTCGGAGGCTATGTTTGCTGATCTTGGGCACTTTTCACAGATGTCCATCAAGGTATATCTATAGTGTTATACTCCTATTTGTCTGCTCGTTTTATGTTTGAAACCGAAACAAGATTCAAACTGAGAGCTCTCTGACTCCAGATAGCCTTTAGCTGTGTCGTCTATCCGTCCTTGATCCTCGCTTATATGGGACAAGCTGCATATCTATCCAGGCATCACATAAACGAGAGCGACTACCAGATTGGATTCTACGTATCAGTACCCGGTAATGCTAAACACATATTCCATCGTCCCATAACGATGTTCCAAATCCTTGTATCTGCCTTAATATTCCACTCATGGTTGCAGAAAAGCTACGGTGGCCTGTACTTGCAATCGCCATTCTTGCTGCGGTGGTGGGAAGTCAAGCCATCATTACTGGGACGTTTTCAATCATCAAGCAATGTTGTGCAGTGGGTTGTTTTCCGAGGGTCAGAATAGTACACACGTCGTCTAAAATTTGCGGCCAGATTTACATCCCGGAAATCAACTGGACTCTAATGCTGCTCTGTTTGGCTGTTACTATTGGATTTAgagatacaaaacacatcaGTAATGCATCAGGTAACATCTCGTTCGATTCTTGCTCTTCATCCACATGTATCCCGCTCGTACCTTTTGAAATACGAATAGATTCTCGGTTTTCCCTACTAAGTTGAGAATGAATGCTTGCCGTATGTCTTAAGCTTTCGTCGTGTTTTGCTCGAGCAGGTCTTGCTGTTATAACAGTTATGTTGGTTACAACATGCCTTATGTCTCTTGTGATCATCTTGTGCTGGAATAGAAGTGTCTTGTTCGCCCTCGGCTTCATATTATTCTTCGGCTCCATCGAA is a window encoding:
- the LOC121771715 gene encoding potassium transporter 8-like, with amino-acid sequence MILRRPVMDIESWSPDKKNPLKRESWRTVLTLAYQSLGVVYGDLSTSPLYVYKSTFAEDIQHSETNEEIYGVLSFVFWTLTLIPLLKYVFIVLRADDNGEGGTFALYSLLCRHARVSMLPNGQLADEDLYEYKKDGIASGNFRGLGLRLRSTLEKHRVLQRMLLILALFGTCMVIGDGVLTPAISVFSAVSGLELVVSKHHHQYIEVPVACVILVFLFYLQHYGTHRIGFLFAPVVITWLFCISAIGVYNIIHWNPHVYKALSPYYMYKFLRKTRRDGWMSLGGILLCITGSEAMFADLGHFSQMSIKIAFSCVVYPSLILAYMGQAAYLSRHHINESDYQIGFYVSVPEKLRWPVLAIAILAAVVGSQAIITGTFSIIKQCCAVGCFPRVRIVHTSSKICGQIYIPEINWTLMLLCLAVTIGFRDTKHISNASGLAVITVMLVTTCLMSLVIILCWNRSVLFALGFILFFGSIEALYFSASLIKFREGAWVPIALSFTFLAIMYTWHYGTLKKYEFDVQNKVSINWLLGLGPNLGIVRVRGIGLIHTELVSGIPAIFSHFVTNLPAFHQVLVLFCIKYVPVPHVRSDERFLVGRVGPKEYRVYRCIARYGYRDTIIDDVEFEKDLVCSIAEFIRSEVPECNGSSEHTLENEEKMTVIGTSSSHAKGVKLWEEDEGGDLQSSDDATTSTNELGEIRSPAGPKKRVRFLVPESPEIEKEERTELRELMEAREAGMAFILGHCYVKAKTGSSLMKRLVVNVGYDFLRRNSRGPTYASSFPRASTLEVGMIYHV